TGAGAGACTGAACAATTCTAATTGAGTTCgtcatctctcttgtttagTTGCGTAATTTTGCGTATCAGTAATTAGATACAGGGACTATCTGATTGCAATGGGTACAGAGACGGTTGTACATGATCAGGCTAGATGGGCAATGGCAGCTATGGAACGAAGACTTGCTGTTGCAAAAGCTcagcaacaacaaaagaatGAGAAAGACAAGAAGGGAACTTCAGATGTACAAGTCCCTTCGAAACAACCACTTCAAGCTGATTCACTACCTACTCCCTCAAAGACTTCAATTAAAAAAGGTTTGATGGTTCACTAGTTCAGTTACAAACTCATAAGCATGATTGTGATGggatcatttgttttttttttttgtagatccGAAGGAGGATGATTATGTTGCGTATACAAAACTGTCCCATCCCGTTGATGAGAATTTGTTGGCAACCAATGTTAAGGTAAATTCAGAGGTTCTTGATCAAACCACTGTCGTCTTCGTTACGATTTGAGATAAAGGTTGCTTATAGTGATTTTTGTAATTCAGTTTTCTAGTGCAAAGGGAACTATAGTCGACAAGGTTTTGCATAACCTCCTTCGAAGCGGTGACTCTGCTCAAAAGTACTTGCAAGGTACTAAAAGTGTGAAGCTGGACAACTGTATTCTCCTTGATAATTTTGTACAGTCGCGTCCTTCAGCCTCTGGTTCTAAAAAGGCATCACTGAAGGATTCAAAACGTTCTAAGAGCCGTATGTCTATGAAGCGGCTCAAGAAGTCTGGTGCTTTGCATATGCCTAAAGATCTCCAAAAGTGAGTTTCTTTTTTGCTGTCACAGAGATTGATCTGGCTCACTATGTGTATCTCTGACTCTATCATTTTGGTATTCTTAACAGACTTTAAATGTTTACTGGTTCACTTGTGTTTCGAGTGCAGGTTTGATTTGTTTAAGCCAATGCATGGTATGTGGGAAACTTACATGACACAACTCATCAAGGTGACCGGGTAAGCTACTTATCTGACTACCAAATACTAATTCAAACGATGTGCTTGttataagaaagaaactgaGGGGTATAATTATTAAGTTTGGTCATCATTATTGACAATCTAcattttgcaggaagattcaatTAGCCCCAACTCTTCTCTCAGCAGATCTTCATGGTGCTTTTATGTATGGTAATCCTACATTCATTCACAAATCTGTAATACTAAGATTGATCTTTCGGCTCTCATTTTCATAATATAGCTTCTTGTACGCTTAAGCACGCAGTAAGCCTAGTCCATGAAGTGTCCAATAAAAATTTTCATATCATACTTTGTTCCTCCTACTAATCCAGGAACCTGTATTACTTGTGACAGTTGCTGAGTGTAAGATAGCATCACTCATTGGTGTGCAAGGCATCATGGTGCGTGAGACATCCGAAACATTTGGAATAATCACAAGAGACGACAAGTTTAGAGGTATCATAAAGCTTTTTCACCATTTAtttgtcaaaatattttattatgttccCAAGCCTCAACACTTAACTTAGTTATTGTAATCAATCTAATACAGTTGTATCTAAGAAGCAATCTGTCTTCATCATCCAACTCGACTGCTGGAAAATTACTTTACTTGGGGACAAGTTTACTTCAAGAGACAATATTGTTCAACGTTGATGCTACGATGAAGCTCTCGTCTTTTCTCTCTTGCTCGTGTATTAGAAAGAACCACCCATTGATGACTAGAGAAGCATCCTAGTCTCACAAGATTTTGCTTTAGATCTTTTCTTATGTACCCTcctattaatatatttcttaatctttttgtaTGAATCCTCCTCTGTAATTATACTATTATTGTTAatactaatttttattattagaaaatgAGTGTTTGATCCATCTGGGGGCCAGTAATAAAGACAGGTACAGTTGAAGATTCCAGTTCAGGAAACGAGATGAGTTTGTCTTATTAACTTAAGTAATAATACTTTCACATCACtatcctctctctttctcagcgGCTCTGAAATTATTGAAACCTAATTGCAGAAGAAGTCGAAACAAAAAAGAGGATGAATCCATTACAACAACACTTACCAAAGCTCTGTCCTAAGCGTATATTCTTCTTCACTCCAATCTTAGTCTTCTCTCTCTATTACACCGTCACCACTATCAGAACCATCACCATCTCTTCCCAAGATCCTCACTATCCTCCCCAGCTTCAAGTACCTTCCATTTCCCATTACTCCTCCCTTCCAAAAACTTCAGAAGACCgatcaccatcaccaccaccaccaccatcatcatcatcatcatcatcatcatcttactTTCCAGCCTGTCCCAAAAACTTCACCAACTACTTGCCCTGCCACGATCCATCAACAGCACGACAGTACAGCATTGAGAGACACTACCGGAGGGAGAGGCACTGTCCTGACTTGGCTCAAGAGAAGTCCAGGTGCTTGGTCCAAAAGCCCTCTGGCTACAAAACGCCTTTTCCTTGGCCTGAAACTAGAAGCTATGCTTGGTTCAAGAACGTTCCATGCAAAAAGCTAGCTGAGTTTAAAAAGTCTCAAAACTGGGTTAGGCTTGAAAGAGACCGCTTTATTTTCCCCGGAGGCGGGACTTCCTTTCCCGGTGGTGTGAAGGACTATGTTGATGTGATTCTGAGTGTTTTGCCTTTGGCTTCTGGAAGCATCAGGACAGTTCAAGATATTGGATGTGGTGTGAGTTCAGTTACATGAATAGACACCAGAACTTAACTTATCTTGATATTATACTACTACAGTATTAGTAGTTTCGATTACTATGGATtcatcttgtgtttttgttgtgctCGAATGTCAGGTAGCGAGTTTTGGAGCCTTTCTGTTGAACTATAACATCTTGACAATGTCCATAGCACCGAGGGATATACACGAGGCTCAAGTTCAGTTCGCATTAGAACGTGGACTCCCTGCTATGCTCGGTGTTCTAAGCACTTATAAGCTTCCCTACCCGTCGAGCTCTTTCGACATGGTCCATTGTTCTAGATGCCTTGTCAATTGGACTGCTTATGGTGCgtgtatattaatatacacaTGTTTATCTGATTTATTTCACTGTCTTTTGGATCCCTTGCTTGGTTTACTCTGCTTCTGATACTGAAAAAGAGAACATTTTATCCAGATGGGCTTTACTTGATGGAGGTGGATCGTGTCCTACGTCCTGATGGATATTGGGTGCTGTCTGGACCACCAGTAACATCAAAGGTTAAATCCAAGAACCAGAAGAGAGATTCCAAGGAGTTGCAGAACCAGATGGAGCAACTAAATGATGTTTTTAGAAGACTTTGTTGGGTGAAGATTGCTGAAAGTTACCCGGTTGTCATATGGAGAAAGCCTTCTAATCATTTGCAGTGTAGACAAAGGCTACACGCTCTTAAGTTTCCTGGATTCTGCTCTTCTAATGATCATGATGCTGCATGGTGACCTTACATTCTCCAAATCTGATTTCCTCTACATGACTATATCTTCAGAAGCTGAAGCTTGATTCAGTTGCATCTTTTGTGACAATAGGTACAAAGAGATGAAGCCTTGCATCACTCCCATTCCAGATGTCAACGACACACACAAGACCGTTCTCAGAAACTGGCCAGCAAGACTAAACCAAGTGCCTCAACGAATTAAAACAGGGTCAATACAGGGAACAACTATGGCCAGCTTCAAAGTTGACACTAACCTGTGGCAAAGAAGAGTTTTGTACTATGACACCAAGTTAAAGTTTCTCAGCAATGGGAAATACAGAAACGTCATGGATATGAACGCTGGATTAGGTGGTTTCGCTGCAGCCTTGAACAAATATCCAATGTGGGTTATGAATGTGGTTCCATTTGATCTTAAACCAAATACACTCGGTGTTGTGTACGATCGGGGTCTCATTGGAACTTACATGAACTGGTAAAACACTCAAAACGTTCATATATTATCTAACTGGACCTTCTTATACTTCTTTTCGATTTTTTCAGGTGTGAAGCTTTCTCTACATACCCTCGAACATATGATCTGATTCATGCCAATGGTGTGTTCAGTTTGTACGTAGACAAGTAAGATCCGTCGGTCACTGGAAAACTTTGGTATACATAAACCCTctataaactataaattaataaatctgATGAGacaataagataatatttttttaaattcctatgtaaaatatggtctcaataataccataaattaatgattatataaatttacatatatatatgtgctaatataataatgtatgctttaaaattttgatttttctcctaaagctcatatctagaaaataattgttatgttgtattttcaaactataatgatataaaatactttataacatttcataaaagtagctaaattttttttaaaaaatttctagatatacatcattttcattttaattgttttataggctattaaaatacaataattgatggtattattcataatttgaatttatgtatatcatgtatataagtgaattttttaatagtatttgtaatttattgtcaataatatatttctaaatattaaaagttgAGTTTCAAAACCATAAAATGTATAACATGTCTAATCTTATTTAGCTAAAatttgtctcaattcataatttttaaaaatttaaacaattatctataaactaataatagtgtaaattaataatattaatttataaataaattaataaaatgtcattgtcataatattattaatttatagaggttttaccgTACACATTTTGTATTGATGCTGTATTTGAGCTATCATCAgaaattatttagttttgaaCTTACAACAACTTGTTCTTGTAATCCACCCACATATAGTCCTCTCTAAAATTAGGgaaaacaataatcaaatatgtTAAAGACAATTGTAATTTTCTAGCAGACAGACATAAATAAAAGTACCTCTTTATTCTCATGAATTTATAGTTTCCTGTTTTGAGGTTCCAAAAATCATTTATCTCTTCATTGTAAATCTCCAAGTAGGACATACGACACAAAAACTCCCTGCTTTTATCCTGATGATATCACCAAACCTGAATGTTAAAATCCACATTTGGAGAAGATGGAAACATagattgaaaaattaaaaaaggaatcaatcaattaaaaatcaaGTATCGACTTATAACTAATTAAGATTTCCAAAATACTTTTGTTACTTTATGATAGATGTGACATTATTGACATAtaatgattcttttgttgttgtttcttatgATAGATGTGACATTATTGATATACTATTGGAGATGCAAAAGATTCTTAAACCAGAAGGCGCAGTTATAATACACGACCGTTTTGATGTTCTTATCAAAGTGAAAGCTATAACCGATCAAATGAGATGGAATGGGACTATATATACAGACCAGAATAGTGGTTTTGATCATGGAACTATACTAATTGTAGACAATtcagttaaataaaaattcattattaCTATaagattttgtgagatttgttatttttggtttaaattgtaaaatttaaaaagttaagaGGAACATTTAGATGTTTTAATAAGTTAATGGACCCagagataaattaaataataaagtcGTAACGACGTTAATGTGACGGTGGCGTTAAGTCGGCTGCTTTGTGAAGGAAAACTCGAAGGAGTCTTAACGGCGTCTGATCTACTCGTAAGCTTCTTCGTTCGTTCAGGAATTGTGAGTGTCTCTGTTTCTTGCTCCTTTGATTTTGATTAGGCTCCTGGGTTTTATCGGATccagatttaattttttttgttgggaatTCGTTGTTTGAACCTAATTGCCTCTCTTCATTAGGTTGGGCGCTTACTGAATCTTAGGGTTCAAGGTTTCTGATTGATATTGAGTAACCTTTTGAATTTGCTTATTTGGGATTCTTTGATCGACAGATGGAAACTCTCACGTTCAAGGGTTCAGTTCCAGAAGCTATATTTGAAGCCAAAGGGCAGAAGAagctttttgttgtttacatCTCTGGTAAATTTCgaatttttgcttttatttatttagttttgaattCGAATATGAGTTCGGATCATCCAAGAATCtgactttaaatataaaaaaagtctCAACATTGAAGAGTTTCATTATCATATAGTGAGCTTAAATCTCGAAATTTTTGATCTTTGATAGTAAAATTGATCTGTTTGTTAAACTCTAGGAGGGGATGAAGAGTCGGATAAGTTGAACAGATTGACTTGGACTGATGCATCGGTATGTTTCTCTTGTTTGTACTTTACGCATTCTCTTCCTCTATGATTTGTATTCTCAGTTTTGTTGAAATTGTCTATTGTTCATTCGTTAACATTGTCTTATGTTTCCTAGTAAAGGTGGCAGAGTCGCTGTCCAAGTATTGTATTTTATTGCATATCCAAGCTGGAAGTGTTGACGCCACAAACTTCTCTGCAATATGTATCCTTTCTTATTATGAGACAAGTTCAAAAAGCTGTTTCTCTGGATTGTATAGTAAAACGCTGTGTGTCAACGGACCAACTGTAGAATCTGCCTTGTAGATTTTGCTATACCATCCGGGAGAAGTAATGATTTCTAGGAGTGTGACCCTCTCTGTCTGTGGTAGAGTACAAAATTGTTTAGGAAGAATGGACCCTAATTCGTTTGGAATCTTGTGGTGAAATCAGCTCTCATCATTTTTCTCTGCTGTGTATAAATTTATCTCTCTAGATGATATATACATCTATGACACTAGGGCTATACACTAAGAAATTTAGTTTATATTGATTTCATTGAGGCAACAGTTTGAAGAGAATAGGAATCCTTACATCAATTTCTACTTTCTAGACCCATATTCTTCTGTTCCTTGTATAGCGGCTATTGGATTCAGTGGTACACAAGTTTGGAAAAATGGTAAGAGCGTatgtaaattttgatatatctaCTAATTTACACATTATATAGTCAAGCAAACATGCTCATGTTGCGGTTTCGTCCTTTCTATTTTTCAGAAGGATTTATCGCTGCTGAAGCCCTTGCATCCAGTTTAGAGAAGGCATGGTTAGGACTTCATATCCAGGTACGTTATAGCTACTTCCTCTCACTTGTGGTATTGTGTGTTCTTCTCATTTGATTGGTTCTTATGTTTGCTCACATTAGCCTTACACATTTCTCATATTCAGGAAACAACTGCAAGTATCCTTTCAGCAGCAATTGCCTCACAGAACTCAGAGCAACCTGCCTCCAGTACTTCTAATGCTGTCTTGCCTTCTGAAGGTGGTCCTTTAGATGCAGCAGTTGCATGTCCATCAACGGCCTCTACTGTTCAACCCTCAGAGACAAAGTCAACGGTGACATCTGcgtcaacaaaagaaaacaaagatagcACAGCTGCAGTTAAGGTTGTCCCTGGAGCTTAAACCATTTCCACATTACTTTAGTTTGATGTTGTACTTACATGGTGCAGCCTTGTTTTAAAACAGGGGAAAGAATCTGCAGAACCCAGTAATTTGTGT
The Camelina sativa cultivar DH55 chromosome 6, Cs, whole genome shotgun sequence genome window above contains:
- the LOC104793251 gene encoding probable methyltransferase PMT19 yields the protein MNPLQQHLPKLCPKRIFFFTPILVFSLYYTVTTIRTITISSQDPHYPPQLQVPSISHYSSLPKTSEDRSPSPPPPPSSSSSSSSSYFPACPKNFTNYLPCHDPSTARQYSIERHYRRERHCPDLAQEKSRCLVQKPSGYKTPFPWPETRSYAWFKNVPCKKLAEFKKSQNWVRLERDRFIFPGGGTSFPGGVKDYVDVILSVLPLASGSIRTVQDIGCGVASFGAFLLNYNILTMSIAPRDIHEAQVQFALERGLPAMLGVLSTYKLPYPSSSFDMVHCSRCLVNWTAYDGLYLMEVDRVLRPDGYWVLSGPPVTSKVKSKNQKRDSKELQNQMEQLNDVFRRLCWVKIAESYPVVIWRKPSNHLQCRQRLHALKFPGFCSSNDHDAAWYKEMKPCITPIPDVNDTHKTVLRNWPARLNQVPQRIKTGSIQGTTMASFKVDTNLWQRRVLYYDTKLKFLSNGKYRNVMDMNAGLGGFAAALNKYPMWVMNVVPFDLKPNTLGVVYDRGLIGTYMNWCEAFSTYPRTYDLIHANGVFSLYVDKCDIIDILLEMQKILKPEGAVIIHDRFDVLIKVKAITDQMRWNGTIYTDQNSGFDHGTILIVDNSVK
- the LOC104793250 gene encoding ribonuclease P protein subunit p29 isoform X2, with product MAAMERRLAVAKAQQQQKNEKDKKGTSDVQVPSKQPLQADSLPTPSKTSIKKDPKEDDYVAYTKLSHPVDENLLATNVKFSSAKGTIVDKVLHNLLRSGDSAQKYLQGTKSVKLDNCILLDNFVQSRPSASGSKKASLKDSKRSKSRMSMKRLKKSGALHMPKDLQKFDLFKPMHGMWETYMTQLIKVTGKIQLAPTLLSADLHGAFMYVAECKIASLIGVQGIMVRETSETFGIITRDDKFRVVSKKQSVFIIQLDCWKITLLGDKFTSRDNIVQR
- the LOC104793250 gene encoding uncharacterized protein LOC104793250 isoform X1 translates to MGTETVVHDQARWAMAAMERRLAVAKAQQQQKNEKDKKGTSDVQVPSKQPLQADSLPTPSKTSIKKDPKEDDYVAYTKLSHPVDENLLATNVKFSSAKGTIVDKVLHNLLRSGDSAQKYLQGTKSVKLDNCILLDNFVQSRPSASGSKKASLKDSKRSKSRMSMKRLKKSGALHMPKDLQKFDLFKPMHGMWETYMTQLIKVTGKIQLAPTLLSADLHGAFMYVAECKIASLIGVQGIMVRETSETFGIITRDDKFRVVSKKQSVFIIQLDCWKITLLGDKFTSRDNIVQR
- the LOC104699422 gene encoding plant UBX domain-containing protein 11, whose translation is METLTFKGSVPEAIFEAKGQKKLFVVYISGGDEESDKLNRLTWTDASVAESLSKYCILLHIQAGSVDATNFSAIYPYSSVPCIAAIGFSGTQVWKNEGFIAAEALASSLEKAWLGLHIQETTASILSAAIASQNSEQPASSTSNAVLPSEGGPLDAAVACPSTASTVQPSETKSTVTSASTKENKDSTAAVKGKESAEPSNLCDTTNNQPASSLDGTKTNDEHGATEAPVHVQEEKEPIRSASPRSNDXWEYGPNTELRNNIGQVGSSFQDPSEGRSNVRNRRPTTTSRIGSNIHTLNHNEDDASFGDGNAFWNGNSTQYGGGSGGDNNDRR